CAATGATTTTAGAAAATTCTATCTGAATTTTAACCAAAATTAACTAATTTTTTTATGTGGTTAGGGGGGGCAATAGTTTATTACAATAGGGGGGCAATAGCTGATTACAATTTACAAATATTAAAAATATTAATTTTTTGGAGATATTGTTACTTATTTAGGGGGTCAATTTTCATTACAATTTTTCCCTTAAAGGGGTCAATAGCTGATTACAATTTACAACGAGATGTAATTCTGTATTGAATCAAACTTATCTATACTATATCATATTTTTATCGAAACAGCTTACTACCACATTTTATTAAAATTTAACTAAGAATTTCACTACTAGAACATAAATATAATCGAATAATATGATAGTTGAACTTTCAGACACTAATACATATATCAAAGGAGCTAACACTGTTAAGGAGAGTAATAAGCCGCCTAAAATGCTAGTAGGTACGGATGAATTCTATGACTTAGTAGTTAATAGTGATGTATTTGTTGATAAAAGTCTAATGATCAAAGAATTATTAGAAGATAGCGGTAAGGTTATCCTAATCACTCGGCCAAGACGTTGGGGTAAAAGCCTTAATATGGATATGATTAGGAGGTTCTTAGAAATCGAAGTAGATGAGAGAGGTAAGCCTTTAGCTCAAGAAAAGAGAGTAAATCATAAACTCTTTACTGGAGGCATAGTAGATTTGGGCTTTGATGAAACCAAAGAGCTACAGCCTTTAAAAATATCCATTCATAAAAATATAATAAAGCGTCAAGGCCAATTTCCAGTAATATATATAAATTTTAAAGAAGTGAAGGGGAGTAACTATAAGGAGATTGTTAGTAGCATTATAGATCAAATAATAGAATTATACGAAAGATTTAATTATTTAGAACAATATACTCAAGAAGGTAGTAAATTTCTCAGTATCCCGCAAAAAGTAAAGTTAAAAAATTATCTAAGTGGTGATATTAATATAAGCTATTTAAAAAATAGCCTGAAGTTTTTAAGTCAAATATTGTATAAACATTTTAAACAAAAAGTATACATATTAATAGATGAATATGATACACCAATTAATAATGCATATTTAGAATTTGGTCATAAAACAAAAGAATTTGAGCAGATTCTTAAGTTGTTTAGAGGAATATTTGGTAGTAGCTTAAAAACGAATCCCTACTTAGAGAAAGGAGTAATTACTGGCATATTACGGGTTGCTAAAGCTAACTTGTTCTCAGACTTGAATAATGTTACTGAATATACTTTACTTGATGATGATTTCTCTAAGTTCTATGGCTTCACTCAAGCAGAGGTAGATGATTTGCTTACAAAAGTACCGCTCGACACTAATACTGAACAAATTAAGGATTGGTATAATGGTTATACATTTGGTGGAGAGGTCATTTACAATCCGTGGTCACTAATGCAATGTTTAGCACACAAAGGTAAGCTTGATTATTATTGGCTAGATAGTGGAGGCACAGGTCTTGTTGATAAAGCATTATTGTCAGACGAAATGCAAGAAGATTTACAGAGCTTAGTTGCTGGAAAAAGTATTATCTCACCTATTACCAAACAAATAAGTTTTGCTGATATCAATAAACCAGTAGGATTGCTCAGTTTATTACTGTTCAGCGGTTATTTAAATCCTACTGCCAAAATATCAGAAAAAAATATCTATGAGCTATCTATCCCTAATTATGAACTAAAATATATCTATGAAACAAGAGTGCTGCAATGGGTTACTGATCAATTAAAAATTGATAGCTCTAGATATTATTCGTTTATTAGTTTATTGCCAACAGGTAAAGTAGAGGAATTTAAAGAGCGTTTACAAGAATTGTTGCTAAATTCTACTAGTTTTCATCAAACAGGAGAGAAAAAGGCAGAATTATTTTATAGCGGCTTTATGCTTGGTTTAATTAATATGTTAGCACCTAGTTATATAATAGCAAGTGAACAGGAGTCAGGAAGTGGCAGAGCTGATGTGATCATGATCCCAAAAGCTGGTAAAGGAGATAAAGCAATTATTATTGAGTATAAGATAGCTAAAAATACAGAAGATTTAGCCTCAGTAGCTAAAATAGGATTGAACCAGATTATAGATAAACAATATGATGTAAAAATAAGGCAGTATCAATATGTTAAGCAAATACTCAAAATTTCTATAGCTTTTTGCGGTAAGAACATGGAGTTACAATACCAAGTTAATGAACCCTAATAATAGACCTAACAATTAGCCTTAAGTTTTAATTGCAAGGATAAAAAAGAAATAAGATAATATTAAATTTTATTTTTTAAGATTTGAGGCAAGCAATTGAGTAGTGTAGGACTAGGAGAAGGAAGTAATAAGTTATTTTTTGAATCAGAATTTGAAAGTTTAGTTTTAAAAGATCAACGTCTTAAATCAAGAGCTTTAAAGATTTTTACAGCCCTAATGGCAAAATTTACAAGCTGTATTAAAAATCTTTTTGATAATCCACAAGATCAAAGACAAGCTTATGATTTTTTTGTTAATAACAAAGTTAACAATGATCATTTAATAGAGCCGCATTTTAGGCAAACTACTGATAGAATTAACAACAATAATGATAATTTATTGCTAGTGATACAAGACAGTACGTATCTTAACTTTACTAAGCACAAAGCCAAGATTGACATTGGTAGGATAGGGAAAAATAGTAATACAGAGCAATATGGTATTATCCAACATTCCAGTTTGTGTACTACTTTAAATAATGAACCTTTAGGGTTAATAGATTTGCAATTTTATGACAATGAAGATTTTATAAATAAAGCTAGTCGAGATAAGCGTTGTGCAGAAGATAAAAAAACAAATTACTGGGTTAAAGCCAATAAGAATTTAAGAGATAGAGTTAAAGACACAAGTCGTAAGTTAGTGAGAGTCTCTGATAGAGAATCGGATTTTTTTGACTACATACACGACTTAGTTAACCATGATGAATTATTTGTGATCCGAGCTTTCCATAATCGGTATACTGGTGAAAAAGCTAGTAGAAGAGAGGCTAAAATAATAGAATTAATAGACAAAGAGAAAATAGAGGTACAGTCAAAATTTGAGATATATGGCCCTGAAACTAGGAGTTTAGAAGAAGTATTATTAAATATTAAGAAGTTAGAGAAGGTCAGTATTCCAGTTCTAGAAAAAATGTTAAATAAAGAAAATTATCATGCGATAAAATTAAATGTAGTTAAATGCTATGATAATGATAGATGTTGGATATTATTGACCAATTTACCAGTTGACAATATAGAGAAATTAGGAACAGTGATAAATTGCTATCGTATGAGATGGCACATAGAAGATTATCATAAAATATTAAAAACAGGGGTTCAAATAGAGAAGGTTTATTTGCATTCAAGTTCTGAGGCAATTAAGAATTTACTAACAATGATAGCAATATGTGCATGCCGTTTATATTGGATAATTTTTATGGGTCGCAATGATGACAATAACAGAGCAAGTAAATGTTTTAGAGAACATGAGTGGCAAGCTATATATATGTATCACAAATTAGAAATACCAAAAATTGAACCTAGTATAAAAGAGGTAGTTTTATTAATTGCTAGACTTAGTGGATACAAACATACAAAACACTCTGCTCCTCCAAGTATACTGCTCGTAAATGAATAGTTGGTAGACGAAGGTCAACTTCAAGAAGAGCTAGGAGTGTCAAAGTCGAGCAGCGGAGCGTACATTAGTACGTGAGCAGCGGAGATCTTTAGACACGACGACACCAATTCTTGAAGTTCACCGAGTATATAAAAACTATGTGGACAGCTCTGAAAATTTTTTATCCAATCACACAAATGTTTTATTTGATGTCAACTAAAACTTAAGGCTAATTGTCAGTAATAGACCGTGAGCGTTTGAATAACTAGCAATTTTACGTCTATCGTGGTTCTGAAATTGTCCACTACGCCCCGCCAACCCTTTTAGAAACATTTCGGTTAGAAGCCTGATACTCATGGTATTTCCTCCAGTTAATTAGACTAAATTTTAATAGTATAGAAAATTTTATTACTTGTCAATTTACAATTAATTTGTAGGTTTTTTTGGTGGAAGAGTTACATATCACGTCAGTTCGGGATAAGATATAGATGAAATAGTAATAGATAAAAGGATTGTCAAAAAGGAGTGCCTGCAGTATTTATATTTTTAAACAAAAAAACAAACTACAGGCATGAAAAAAGATATCACAGAATTATATAGTTTTATAGATGATTTTTGTAAAATTTATTTGGAGTATGAACAGAGAAATCGCTGTTGTAGCATGAGTTTAAGTGAAATGTTAACAATAATAATTATGTTTCATACATCCTATGCTAAGAATTTTAAATTTTTCTATAAAAGTTATATAGAGTGCATGCATAAGGATGATTTCCCTAAAGCCTTGAGTTATAATAGATTTGTTGAATTAATGGCACGATTATTCATACCGCTAAATATGTTGATTCATTTGTTGTTTGGTGAGGAAACAGGTATTTATTTTATTGACTCTACAACGATTAAAGCTTGTCACAATAAAAGGCGTTATAGCAATAAAGTTTTTAAAGGATTAGCCAAACATAGTATACTAAAATACATTGAATTAGGTGACAAAGAACATAGAAATAGCTTCGAATAATTTACTAGTTTCTGTTATCTTATTTTTAATCCATTTTTTCATATTAGCCCAAAATTTTTCTATTGGATTTAAGTCTGGTGAATATGGGGGTAAAAAAATAACCTTACAACCTACTGATTCTATTAATTCTTTCGTCTTCTTTGATTTATGGAAACTAGCATTATCTAGTACTACAACCTGTCCTGCTTTTAATTCTTTAATTAAAAACTTCTCAACCCAATTATTAAATAGTTCTGTATTACAAGTTACGTCAATTCGGGATAAGGATATTGAGAACATGTAGATTAAAATCAAATTTTGTTGAAGGTTTATTTTTCTTTAATGAATAAGCAACAAGAGTAGATAATATATGGACAAAGGCATTTATTGGTGATCTATGTCTAGTATGTTCAAGGTTCATTTTATTTTTTAGATAATCAAAAACTGTTTCAATTAAGTTACGCTTTCGAAGTAAGATTTTTTCTTTCAAATCCATTAATTTATTTTCCATATTCTTCTTAATTCCATGAATCATTTTTAAGCCTCTTTCATATAAATTTAAGAACAAATTTTGCTTAATATAACCTTTATCAGCTGCTATAATTCCAGTTAATCTTTTTGTTAACTCCGGTACTGGAACCCTATCATCTACATTGCCTTTGGTCACTTTTAATGCCATAAACTCCCCTTTATTATTGATTATTACATGTAATTTAAAACCATAAAAATACCCCATAGAGGATTTACTATGTTTGGCTAATCCTTTAAAAACTTTATTGCTATAACGCCTTTTATTGTGACAAGCTTTAATCGTTGTAGAGTCAATAAAATAAATACCTGTTTCCTCACCAAACAACAAATGAATCAACATATTTAGCGGTATGAATAATCGTGCCATTAATTCAACAAATCTATTATAACTCAAGGCTTTAGGGAAATCATCCTTATGCATGCACTCTATATAACTTTTATAGAAAAATTTAAAATTCTTAGCATAGGATGTATGAAACATAATTATTATTGTTAACATTTCACTTAAACTCATGCTACAACAGCGATTTCTCTGCTTATTTGATGGTAATAACTTTCTCTGTTCATACTCCAAATAAATTTTACAAAAATCATCTATAAAACTATATAATTCTGTGATATCTTTTTTCATGCCTGTAGTTTGTTTTTTTGTTTAAAAATATAAATACTGCAGGCACTCCTTTTTGACAATCCTTTTATCTATTACTATTTCATCTATATCTTATCCCGAACTGACGTAAGTTCCATTAAACACAAAAGGGGCTATCGGCTTATTATTTACTAAACCAGCTATGATATTAGTTCTTTGATACTGTTTACCACTTTTTTGTCCAACCAACAATTCTCCTATCTTACCCCAACCTCTATCTTGGCAAATGGTCCTATCTATACCACTCTCATCAAGATACACCATTTGCTCTTTGTCATATTTACTGACCTTTTCTAAATATTCAGATCGTTTCTCTGCACTTGCTTCCAAATAGCTGAAGGGTTTTTTTTATAACTATAGCCTAACTTCTTTAATATTCTTCCAACTTGAGTGCCTGTAATCCCAAATCTTTTACCAAGATATTTTAGCGTAATATTTGAATTATTTTTAACAAAATCTTCTAATTGTTGCTTGTCAACTTTACTTTTAAATCCTAATCTCGCTTTTGCTAATATTGTTCCTTCTTTTTTCTTCCTTACCTTCCAACGACTAATTGTATTCTTGTGTATATCAAATATCTTAGCAGCAGATATTTGACTATTACCTTTTTCTATATAATTTATTACTTTTTCTCTTAAATCTTGACTATATGGGCTTGTTGACATTTTTTCTCTTATTTATATCATATAAACTCACCTAATTCAATGTGTTTCACTATAAATCCTCTATGGGGTATTTTTATGGTTTTAAATTACATGTAATAATCAATAATAAAGGGGAGTTTATGGCATTAAAAGTGACCAAAGGCAATGTAGATGATAGGGTTCCAGTACCGGAGTTAACAAAAAGATTAACTGGAATTATAGCAGCTGATAAAGGTTATATTAAGCAAAATTTGTTCTTAAATTTATATGAAAGAGGCTTAAAAATGATTCATGGAATTAAGAAGAATATGGAAAATAAATTAATGGATTTGAAAGAAAAAATCTTACTTCGAAAGCGTAACTTAATTGAAACAGTTTTTGATTATCTAAAAAATAAAATGAACCTTGAACATACTAGACATAGATCACCAATAAATGCCTTTGTCCATATATTATCTACTCTTGTTGCTTATTCATTAAAGAAAAATAAACCTTCAACAAAATTTGATTTTAATCTACATGTTCTCAATATCCTTATCCCGAATTGACGTATAATGATTTTAAATTGTTTTTTTAATTGTAGCACTTATGAGACACTTATACAAGATAAGTTTTATAAATTAAGGATTCCATCTTTGACAAAGTAGTGTAAAAGTGTTACGCTACTTTTAAGCACAAAAAAGCATAGAAAAATACCAAGTTACCCCAATTCGGGATAAGAATTAGTTAATTCTTATCCAAAATTCGCGTAAGTTTATTAGATAGGAGCAATTTAATTACTAATACTTCAAAAATACTTATTATTGATAATCAGAAAGCATTAAATGAATTCTGTCGACAGTTATTGGATTGTAAGACTATAAGTGTTGATACTGAGTTCTTGCGTAAAAATACCTATTTTGCTCAGCTTAGCATAATTCAAATTATGACCAGTAGTTACAAAGTGATAATTGACACTTTGAGTAATTTGGATCTTTCTCCTATTAACGAAATATTTTTGAACGATAAGATTCTTAAAATAGTTCACGCCCCTAGAGAGGATTTTGAGATATTTTATCATTTATTTAAGAAACTGCCCAAAAATGTTTTTGACATACAAATTGCAGCTGGTATTTGTGATTTTGGTAAATATTTGAGTTATGCGGATATATGTAGCAAAATTTGCTTCGTTCACATTGATAAAACTTACCAAAGGTCTGATTGGTTAAAGCGTCCAATTAATGCTAATATGTTAAATTATGCTATTAAAGATGTTGAATATTTAGAACCGGTTTACAAGCTATTACAACAAATAATTCAAGATAATAATTTACAAAACGAATATGACGAGCAAATAAAATCTTTGCTTAATATTGAAAATTATATTGTTAATGTACAAAAAGCTTGGCAAAAAGTCAGATTCGATAATCATTCAGAGTCTTTTATTCATAAAATGAAAATTATGGCAGCTTATCGGGAAGAACAAGCCAGTACAATAGATTTACCAAGGAGACATTTTATTTCTGATGAGGAATTAGTACAGATTTGTCAATATTTACCTACCAGTAATAAAGATTTTGAAAATCTTAAATTAAATAGTCGCTATCTTAGTAAACAAAAATATAGAACTCAATTAGCAGATCTGTGTCTTGCTATACAAGAATTAGGTGAATAAAGGTACTTTATTTATGTTAATTGTGGAATAAATTTGCTATTTTCTAAAAGGTTAAGTAAAACAGCATCTGATATCTTTTGGCTTTTATTGCATGGCAATTTTTACTATAGTTTTTTTTAAAACCATTTCTGTATTACTG
Above is a genomic segment from Candidatus Tisiphia endosymbiont of Nedyus quadrimaculatus containing:
- a CDS encoding IS4 family transposase encodes the protein MSSVGLGEGSNKLFFESEFESLVLKDQRLKSRALKIFTALMAKFTSCIKNLFDNPQDQRQAYDFFVNNKVNNDHLIEPHFRQTTDRINNNNDNLLLVIQDSTYLNFTKHKAKIDIGRIGKNSNTEQYGIIQHSSLCTTLNNEPLGLIDLQFYDNEDFINKASRDKRCAEDKKTNYWVKANKNLRDRVKDTSRKLVRVSDRESDFFDYIHDLVNHDELFVIRAFHNRYTGEKASRREAKIIELIDKEKIEVQSKFEIYGPETRSLEEVLLNIKKLEKVSIPVLEKMLNKENYHAIKLNVVKCYDNDRCWILLTNLPVDNIEKLGTVINCYRMRWHIEDYHKILKTGVQIEKVYLHSSSEAIKNLLTMIAICACRLYWIIFMGRNDDNNRASKCFREHEWQAIYMYHKLEIPKIEPSIKEVVLLIARLSGYKHTKHSAPPSILLVNE
- a CDS encoding IS982 family transposase yields the protein MKKDITELYSFIDDFCKIYLEYEQRKLLPSNKQRNRCCSMSLSEMLTIIIMFHTSYAKNFKFFYKSYIECMHKDDFPKALSYNRFVELMARLFIPLNMLIHLLFGEETGIYFIDSTTIKACHNKRRYSNKVFKGLAKHSKSSMGYFYGFKLHVIINNKGEFMALKVTKGNVDDRVPVPELTKRLTGIIAADKGYIKQNLFLNLYERGLKMIHGIKKNMENKLMDLKEKILLRKRNLIETVFDYLKNKMNLEHTRHRSPINAFVHILSTLVAYSLKKNKPSTKFDFNLHVLNILIPN
- a CDS encoding AAA family ATPase, which produces MIVELSDTNTYIKGANTVKESNKPPKMLVGTDEFYDLVVNSDVFVDKSLMIKELLEDSGKVILITRPRRWGKSLNMDMIRRFLEIEVDERGKPLAQEKRVNHKLFTGGIVDLGFDETKELQPLKISIHKNIIKRQGQFPVIYINFKEVKGSNYKEIVSSIIDQIIELYERFNYLEQYTQEGSKFLSIPQKVKLKNYLSGDINISYLKNSLKFLSQILYKHFKQKVYILIDEYDTPINNAYLEFGHKTKEFEQILKLFRGIFGSSLKTNPYLEKGVITGILRVAKANLFSDLNNVTEYTLLDDDFSKFYGFTQAEVDDLLTKVPLDTNTEQIKDWYNGYTFGGEVIYNPWSLMQCLAHKGKLDYYWLDSGGTGLVDKALLSDEMQEDLQSLVAGKSIISPITKQISFADINKPVGLLSLLLFSGYLNPTAKISEKNIYELSIPNYELKYIYETRVLQWVTDQLKIDSSRYYSFISLLPTGKVEEFKERLQELLLNSTSFHQTGEKKAELFYSGFMLGLINMLAPSYIIASEQESGSGRADVIMIPKAGKGDKAIIIEYKIAKNTEDLASVAKIGLNQIIDKQYDVKIRQYQYVKQILKISIAFCGKNMELQYQVNEP
- a CDS encoding transposase — its product is MKKDITELYSFIDDFCKIYLEYEQRNRCCSMSLSEMLTIIIMFHTSYAKNFKFFYKSYIECMHKDDFPKALSYNRFVELMARLFIPLNMLIHLLFGEETGIYFIDSTTIKACHNKRRYSNKVFKGLAKHSILKYIELGDKEHRNSFE
- a CDS encoding ribonuclease D, whose translation is MLIIDNQKALNEFCRQLLDCKTISVDTEFLRKNTYFAQLSIIQIMTSSYKVIIDTLSNLDLSPINEIFLNDKILKIVHAPREDFEIFYHLFKKLPKNVFDIQIAAGICDFGKYLSYADICSKICFVHIDKTYQRSDWLKRPINANMLNYAIKDVEYLEPVYKLLQQIIQDNNLQNEYDEQIKSLLNIENYIVNVQKAWQKVRFDNHSESFIHKMKIMAAYREEQASTIDLPRRHFISDEELVQICQYLPTSNKDFENLKLNSRYLSKQKYRTQLADLCLAIQELGE
- a CDS encoding IS630 transposase-related protein, translating into MSTSPYSQDLREKVINYIEKGNSQISAAKIFDIHKNTISRWKVRKKKEGTILAKARLGFKSKVDKQQLEDFVKNNSNITLKYLGKRFGITGTQVGRILKKLGYSYKKNPSAIWKQVQRNDLNI
- a CDS encoding transposase, whose amino-acid sequence is MFSISLSRIDVTCNTELFNNWVEKFLIKELKAGQVVVLDNASFHKSKKTKELIESVGCKVIFLPPYSPDLNPIEKFWANMKKWIKNKITETSKLFEAISMFFVT
- a CDS encoding transposase; translation: MEASAEKRSEYLEKVSKYDKEQMVYLDESGIDRTICQDRGWGKIGELLVGQKSGKQYQRTNIIAGLVNNKPIAPFVFNGTYVSSG